A genomic window from Schistocerca serialis cubense isolate TAMUIC-IGC-003099 chromosome 4, iqSchSeri2.2, whole genome shotgun sequence includes:
- the LOC126474597 gene encoding chondroitin proteoglycan 2-like, translating to MYWYFPAYKDNAASQTAAADSANAIYGKLAAGNVLLAVLSVAALLTSAHGTNLSLKKQVKRNYPACSVPSDPFGNPTDCTTYYQCIGDGIVLVRPCPSGLHFNRKTAQCDYPENAKCEVSSSSDGAGTSANNETPSGSSSLPECPYPADPNVVVHFPNPEDCSSFYKCGLDGKPVLIPCPAGLEWNDEADACDYPESAGCSVSSGGSVSGGKPAGNSNTPPPECPFPADPVNVVQFPNPDNCSTFYKCSLEGEPVLIACPEGLEYNAEAQVCDYPASAGCSVSSGKRGSASKLTRSNTPPPECPFSADPVNVVQFPNPDNCSTFYKCILEGEPVLIACPEGLEYNAEAQVCDYPASAGCSVSSGKSGSASKLTWSNTPPPECPFPADPVNVVQFPNPDNCSTFYKCSLEGEPVLIACPEGLEYNAEAQVCDYPASAGCSVSSGNSGSASKPAGTSNTPPPECPFPADPNVVVHFPNPDDCSSFYKCGLDGIPVLIPCPDGLEWNDEKGYCDYPESAGCSVSSDNSGSVGKPAGNSNTPPPECPSPADPENVVQFPNPDDCSTFYKCDLDGNAVLQDCPPGLEYNAEAQVCDYRDSAGCSVAKK from the exons GAAATGTGCTGCTCGCCGTGCTGTCCGTCGCTGCGCTGCTGACGTCCGCTCATGGGACGAATCTCTCGCTCAAAAAGCAA GTGAAGCGCAACTACCCGGCTTGTTCAGTCCCGTCTGATCCCTTCGGGAACCCTACCGACTGCACAACGTACTACCAATGCATTGGGGATGGCATCGTCCTAGTGCGGCCGTGCCCATCTGGACTCCACTTCAACCGCAAAACCGCCCAGTGCGATTACCCAGAGAATGCTAAGTGTGAAGTATCCTCTTCTTCTGACGGAGCGGGCACATCAGCCAACAATGAGACACCCAGTGGATCTTCTTCTTTACCTGAATGTCCTTACCCTGCTGATCCAAATGTTGTTGTCCATTTTCCCAATCCTGAGGACTGCAGCAGCTTCTATAAGTGTGGTCTCGATGGAAAACCGGTGTTGATCCCCTGCCCAGCAGGTCTCGAGTGGAATGACGAAGCAGACGCCTGCGACTACCCCGAATCTGCTGGCTGCAGCGTCTCTTCTGGTGGCAGTGTCAGTGGGGGCAAACCAGCCGGTAACTCTAATACTCCTCCACCTGAATGTCCCTTCCCCGCCGATCCAGTGAATGTTGTACAGTTTCCCAACCCTGACAACTGCAGCACCTTCTACAAGTGTAGCCTCGAAGGAGAACCTGTCCTGATCGCTTGTCCAGAAGGCCTCGAGTACAATGCAGAGGCTCAAGTGTGTGACTACCCTGCGTCTGCTGGCTGCAGCGTCTCTTCTGGTAAAAGAGGCAGCGCAAGCAAACTAACTAGGTCCAATACCCCTCCACCTGAATGCCCCTTCTCCGCCGATCCGGTAAATGTTGTACAGTTTCCCAATCCTGACAACTGCAGCACCTTCTACAAGTGCATCCTCGAAGGAGAACCTGTCTTGATCGCATGTCCAGAAGGCCTCGAGTACAATGCTGAGGCTCAAGTTTGTGACTACCCTGCGTCTGCTGGCTGCAGCGTCTCTTCTGGTAAAAGTGGCAGCGCAAGCAAACTAACCTGGTCAAATACCCCTCCACCTGAATGCCCCTTCCCCGCCGATCCAGTAAATGTTGTACAGTTTCCCAATCCTGACAACTGCAGCACCTTCTACAAGTGCAGCCTCGAAGGAGAACCTGTCCTGATCGCATGTCCAGAAGGACTCGAGTACAACGCTGAGGCTCAAGTGTGTGACTACCCTGCATCTGCTGGCTGCAGCGTTTCTTCTGGTAACAGTGGCAGCGCAAGCAAACCAGCTGGGACATCAAACACTCCTCCACCTGAATGTCCGTTCCCCGCTGACCCTAATGTTGTAGTCCATTTCCCCAACCCCGATGATTGCAGCTCCTTCTACAAGTGCGGCCTCGATGGAATACCCGTGCTGATCCCCTGCCCAGATGGCCTCGAGTGGAATGACGAAAAAGGATATTGTGACTACCCCGAATCTGCTGGCTGCAGCGTCTCTTCTGATAACAGTGGTAGCGTGGGCAAACCAGCCGGAAACTCGAACACTCCGCCACCTGAATGTCCCTCTCCTGCCGATCCAGAAaatgtcgtgcagtttccaaacCCTGATGACTGCAGTACCTTCTACAAGTGCGACCTCGATGGAAATGCAGTGCTGCAAGATTGCCCACCTGGCCTCGAATACAATGCTGAGGCTCAGGTGTGCGACTACCGCGACTCTGCTGGCTGCTCTGTCGCCAAAAAATGA